The following coding sequences are from one Onychomys torridus chromosome 16, mOncTor1.1, whole genome shotgun sequence window:
- the Tspyl5 gene encoding testis-specific Y-encoded-like protein 5, producing the protein MSGRSRGRRSSRAKGRGKGRARPRVRAAEDEAWRDAKSPQDPQLGEDAAAAQVQADTAPGGSEPAELGDDAACRVPLDCGLALRARAADERGLAATDPALEIATSLAERLATDTGFVGTVGALARLRHRTRVGNRRVPGRRAPDTRSAAGRRPQAAVSGKPKMGSAGPCVSVPVGEERKVAEKHAGAGSFPMISSMDTLETVQLKLETMNAQADRAYLRLSRKFGQLRLHHLERRNLLIQSIPGFWGKAFQNHPQLSSFLNTKDKEVLTYMNRLEVEELGLARLGYKIKFYFAPNPYFQNKVLVKEYGCGPSGQVVSRSAPIQWLPGHDLQSLSKENPENNGSFFGWFSNHGSIESDKIVEIINEDLWPNPLQYYLVSEEAHGEKGKEERPGPAKQPVETAEPGAKQSN; encoded by the coding sequence ATGAGCGGCCGTAGTAGGGGTCGAAGGTCTTCCCGCGCCAAAGGCCGGGGCAAAGGCCGGGCCAGACCCCGAGTCCGAGCCGCCGAGGACGAGGCCTGGCGCGACGCGAAGTCGCCCCAGGACCCGCAGCTCGGGGAGGATGCCGCGGCCGCGCAGGTGCAGGCCGACACTGCTCCGGGAGGCTCGGAACCAGCGGAGCTCGGGGACGATGCGGCCTGCCGCGTCCCGCTGGACTGCGGCCTGGCGCTGCGGGCTCGGGCTGCCGATGAGCGCGGGCTGGCGGCCACGGACCCAGCCCTGGAGATAGCCACATCCCTCGCCGAGCGCCTGGCCACCGACACTGGCTTCGTTGGAACCGTGGGAGCCTTGGCAAGGCTGCGACATCGCACCCGCGTTGGAAATCGGCGAGTCCCCGGGAGGAGGGCCCCAGACACTAGGAGCGCGGCGGGGAGGAGACCTCAGGCCGCAGTCAGTGGGAAGCCAAAGATGGGCTCTGCGGGGCCGTGTGTCTCTGTCCCagtgggggaggaaaggaaggtggCAGAGAAGCATGCTGGGGCAGGGTCCTTCCCGATGATAAGCAGCATGGATACCCTGGAGACGGTCCAGCTAAAACTGGAGACCATGAATGCACAGGCCGACAGGGCCTATCTCAGGCTCTCCCGCAAGTTTGGCCAGTTGCGCCTGCACCATTTAGAGCGCAGGAACCTCCTTATCCAGAGCATCCCCGGCTTCTGGGGGAAAGCCTTTCAGAACCATCCCCAGCTGTCATCTTTTCTGAATACCAAAGATAAGGAGGTATTGACCTACATGAACAGGCTGGAGGTGGAAGAGCTTGGCCTCGCTAGATTGGGCTACAAAATCAAGTTCTACTTTGCCCCAAACCCCTATTTCCAAAATAAGGTGCTCGTCAAGGAATATGGATGTGGTCCCTCCGGTCAAGTGGTGTCTCGCTCAGCTCCAATCCAGTGGCTCCCGGGTCATGATCTACAGTCCCTAAGCAAGGAAAACCCAGAAAATAATGGTAGCTTCTTTGGGTGGTTTTCAAATCACGGCTCTATTGAGTCTGACAAGATTGTTGAGATAATCAACGAAGACCTGTGGCCCAATCCTCTACAGTACTACCTGGTCAGTGAAGAAGCCCATGGGGAGAAAGGCAAGGAAGAAAGGCCAGGCCCAGCTAAACAGCCAGTGGAGACTGCTGAGCCTGGGGCGAAGCAATCCAACTGA